One genomic segment of Methanococcus voltae PS includes these proteins:
- a CDS encoding LysR family transcriptional regulator: MEEKARVNYKKSSNSDNLKDTKLSPVIQLKYYNQIITNNQLQILKLLKLHKSQHKVAELLKTPVSSINIQMKRLESKLNLKLLDSSPSGSTLSKEAEDIVSYYKSLDKRILEKPFVACGFISGEIGKLLFEDILISSFENILRLYNSGLTKVVGIDDPYWSYRLEGEPFPIAKDYYVMVHNSKINDRFDYKNMIGIHHSAHRIVWKTLKQQQINFKITKVVKNPFYAIDLLDEGYSLFLNHSLLRYLKKEHVVEIPKYYEKTYYSVNFMNTLKISNDVDSNFEKEFEELIYKKEKEIKNAGFELII, encoded by the coding sequence ATGGAAGAAAAGGCACGAGTAAATTATAAAAAGTCATCAAATTCAGATAATTTAAAAGATACTAAATTATCTCCCGTCATACAACTTAAATATTATAATCAAATAATTACTAACAATCAATTACAGATTTTAAAACTTTTAAAATTACATAAATCGCAACATAAAGTAGCAGAATTATTAAAAACTCCTGTTTCTTCAATAAACATTCAAATGAAAAGATTAGAATCTAAATTAAATTTAAAATTGCTGGATTCATCCCCTTCAGGAAGTACGTTATCAAAAGAAGCAGAGGATATTGTATCATACTATAAATCATTAGATAAAAGGATTTTAGAAAAACCTTTTGTAGCCTGTGGTTTTATTAGTGGAGAAATTGGAAAATTACTATTTGAAGATATATTAATTTCTTCCTTTGAAAACATATTAAGATTATATAATTCGGGTTTAACCAAAGTAGTTGGCATAGATGACCCCTATTGGAGTTACAGATTGGAAGGAGAGCCCTTCCCCATTGCAAAAGATTATTATGTAATGGTTCACAATTCGAAAATCAACGATAGGTTTGATTACAAAAATATGATTGGAATTCACCATTCTGCTCATCGTATTGTTTGGAAAACATTAAAGCAACAGCAAATTAATTTTAAAATAACCAAAGTAGTTAAAAATCCATTTTATGCTATTGATTTATTAGATGAAGGCTATAGTTTATTTTTAAACCATAGTTTATTACGCTATTTAAAAAAAGAGCATGTTGTAGAAATTCCAAAGTATTATGAAAAGACTTATTATTCGGTTAATTTTATGAATACTTTAAAAATTTCTAACGATGTTGATTCAAATTTCGAAAAAGAATTTGAAGAATTAATATATAAAAAAGAAAAAGAAATTAAAAATGCAGGTTTTGAACTAATAATTTAA
- the nikR gene encoding nickel-responsive transcriptional regulator NikR has translation MVDMDRISISLPKNLLEEFDEIILERGYASRSEAIRDSIREYIIKHKWIRSLHGERSGTINVVYDHHSTDVMEKLTTIQHDYSKIIVATMHIHMDHDHCMEVIIVRGDAKEIKELTDKLTSQKGVKQVKLTVMVPGGSIPQ, from the coding sequence ATGGTAGACATGGATAGAATTAGCATTTCATTGCCTAAGAATCTTCTTGAAGAATTTGACGAAATAATACTTGAAAGGGGCTATGCAAGTAGAAGTGAAGCTATAAGGGATTCAATCAGAGAATATATCATAAAGCATAAATGGATAAGAAGTTTACATGGTGAAAGGTCTGGTACTATAAATGTGGTATATGACCATCATTCCACTGACGTAATGGAAAAATTAACCACGATTCAACACGATTATTCAAAGATAATTGTGGCTACTATGCACATACATATGGACCATGACCATTGTATGGAAGTAATTATTGTTAGGGGAGATGCTAAAGAAATAAAAGAATTAACTGATAAATTAACATCTCAAAAAGGTGTTAAACAGGTAAAATTAACTGTTATGGTTCCTGGGGGTAGTATACCACAGTAA
- a CDS encoding MJ0548 connectase family domain-containing protein, translating into MSVIIGYYGNNGSAIAGDKRNILFRGSEENREKLESLLYEGKLKNDEELKEKALEYDVNVHITDAQDKVKKLDGCLMGEVKIISNQSKRKRMYLSKNSCALVKIIDDKITEKELKKGSGIIIFGNKHLKSLVQVELQKNVNIIKSGDILKIEKLFKNILSNIDAPSSSNDIDSYSNFNYVNLEKVIMKDLDKLVDYRNDLKNQIIKVQKLMLIEKKIATQGEIGYIENGKLKLYDKYLAIDRICENPTLYYQIDISGDVKDGDIIIIDDNNLKVKNKDVIVSVDKIICNK; encoded by the coding sequence ATGAGCGTTATTATTGGATATTATGGAAATAATGGTTCTGCAATTGCAGGCGATAAGAGAAATATCTTATTTAGAGGTTCCGAAGAAAATAGAGAGAAATTAGAATCGCTACTATATGAAGGAAAATTAAAAAATGACGAAGAGTTAAAAGAAAAAGCTTTAGAATATGATGTAAATGTACATATTACAGACGCCCAAGATAAAGTAAAAAAATTAGATGGTTGCCTAATGGGTGAAGTTAAAATTATAAGTAATCAATCCAAAAGGAAAAGAATGTATCTATCAAAAAATAGTTGCGCACTTGTTAAAATAATAGATGATAAAATTACCGAAAAGGAGTTAAAAAAAGGTTCTGGAATCATAATTTTTGGAAATAAACATTTAAAAAGTCTAGTTCAGGTTGAATTACAAAAAAATGTAAATATTATAAAATCAGGGGATATTTTAAAAATTGAAAAACTCTTTAAAAATATACTATCAAATATAGATGCCCCTTCTTCAAGTAATGATATTGATTCGTATTCAAATTTCAATTATGTAAATTTAGAAAAAGTTATCATGAAAGATTTAGATAAATTGGTAGATTATAGAAATGATTTGAAAAACCAAATAATTAAAGTACAAAAATTAATGCTTATTGAGAAAAAAATAGCCACGCAAGGAGAAATAGGTTATATCGAAAATGGAAAATTAAAACTATATGATAAATATCTTGCAATAGATAGAATTTGTGAAAATCCTACTCTATATTACCAAATAGATATATCAGGCGATGTAAAAGATGGCGATATTATTATAATAGATGATAATAACCTAAAAGTAAAAAATAAAGATGTTATTGTTTCAGTTGATAAAATAATCTGTAATAAGTAA
- a CDS encoding DUF192 domain-containing protein, with translation MSNVNKDFEENYYENLSNNVIRREFPKVTILDNLNEDIGKDNKILKINGRNFKVLYADKFIDRARGLMFKDIMHNEALIFKYMFRKIHVHTYFMKYPIYIIFLNDGKVVDFTHLKPWSTYQSKEYSNMMIEFKDASFIK, from the coding sequence ATGAGCAATGTGAATAAAGATTTTGAAGAGAACTACTACGAAAATTTAAGTAATAACGTTATTAGAAGAGAATTTCCAAAAGTTACAATATTGGATAATTTAAACGAAGATATTGGAAAAGATAATAAGATTTTAAAAATAAATGGTAGAAATTTTAAAGTTTTATATGCAGATAAATTTATAGATAGGGCGCGTGGATTAATGTTTAAAGACATAATGCACAACGAAGCGTTAATTTTTAAATACATGTTTAGAAAGATACATGTACACACTTATTTTATGAAATATCCAATATATATAATATTTTTAAATGATGGTAAGGTGGTTGATTTTACACATTTGAAACCTTGGAGTACTTATCAATCTAAGGAATATTCAAATATGATGATAGAATTTAAAGACGCAAGCTTTATTAAATAA
- a CDS encoding SDH family Clp fold serine proteinase, translating to MIFKYRLLQRYNKIKQLEVSRGSRVIVMIHRQEQLALFGLPLYKFISIEDSEEVLRAIRLTPEDMPIDLILHTPGGLVLASEQIASALMEHKAKTTVIIPHYAMSGGSLIALAADEIIMDKNSVMGPVDPQIGQYPAASILSVLDKKYISEIDDETLILADISKKAINQVKDYVCHILKNKVGLEKAKQLSEILATGKWTHDYPLYIEKLQNLGVAINTKVPAEIYDLFDLYQQSSNQRPSVQYIPAPYGSNKESKKSSESLVKSISKLLNTK from the coding sequence ATGATATTTAAATATCGATTATTACAAAGATATAATAAAATAAAGCAACTCGAAGTTAGTAGGGGTTCTAGAGTAATTGTAATGATACACAGGCAAGAGCAACTTGCATTGTTTGGATTACCCCTTTATAAATTTATAAGTATTGAAGATAGTGAGGAAGTTTTAAGAGCTATACGTTTAACACCAGAGGATATGCCTATAGACTTAATATTGCACACTCCAGGAGGGTTGGTTCTTGCAAGTGAGCAAATAGCATCTGCTTTGATGGAACATAAGGCTAAAACAACTGTTATTATACCACACTATGCTATGAGTGGCGGTAGCCTTATTGCATTGGCTGCTGACGAAATTATAATGGACAAAAATTCAGTAATGGGTCCTGTTGACCCTCAGATTGGTCAATATCCTGCGGCTTCCATACTGAGTGTTCTAGATAAAAAATATATTTCGGAAATAGATGATGAAACCTTAATATTGGCGGATATCTCCAAAAAAGCTATAAATCAAGTTAAAGATTACGTTTGCCATATTTTGAAAAATAAAGTTGGATTAGAAAAAGCCAAACAACTTTCCGAAATATTGGCAACTGGAAAATGGACTCATGATTATCCATTATATATTGAAAAGTTGCAAAATTTGGGTGTGGCTATAAATACAAAAGTTCCTGCTGAAATCTATGATTTATTTGATTTATATCAGCAATCGTCAAATCAAAGACCTTCTGTTCAATATATACCGGCACCATATGGTTCAAATAAAGAGTCTAAAAAATCAAGTGAAAGTCTTGTCAAATCAATATCTAAACTATTAAATACTAAATAA